In Sesamum indicum cultivar Zhongzhi No. 13 linkage group LG1, S_indicum_v1.0, whole genome shotgun sequence, the sequence TATACGTCCCTAGCTTAtagtgtatttataaaaattactgttattttttaaaaaactatacatatatatgtacaaaatattaataatatttatataaattatctatactttctaaaaattaaacataaattctcaaaaatattaattttactacAGAGATCAtcgttttttttgttattgtccgatgtttttataattatataaaaataataatttttataattatatatgaccTAAATCAGCATatgtaaatacaattatttctttattttgtttaactCTCATAATTTATGggtttgaaaaaaagaaactaaaaaaaaagagacagAAGAAGACTCTCAAGtctcatctatttttttccttttttgtttagataaattaataattcattcatAGAGTGGAAAGATGGACGGTTGTGATTTGTCCACCAAAGTAGGGAAAAAATGTTATGTCCCACATTAGAAAGTGTGAGTCGGTCTTTGCTGAGCAAGAAAGCCAAAGCGCCTCCTCCagtcctcttcctcctcctcctttcTTCTGCCACTGAGGCTTTGTtcccttttgttttgtttttctgttatttatgaattaaaaaagaaagttcagatttatgtaattttcaacTGATTTCAACAGTACCTTATAGATCAACACGATTTTTTTGATCTTGGTGTTGATTGATTTCGccattctttttatttgtttgtttttgatTACTGATAAATCTTTCTAAtcattttgatcatatttgttttcttttaataattttttgggaatCCTATCCAGTTTTAGTAAGTTCCCTTTCTGATTACTaaagattgaattttattattaatatgtttGCAAGAAATTGTCCTTACACAACCCCTAAGCCATGCAAGCACCTTGTGGATTTCAAGCTGAAACACGGCTTAAAGGGCTATAATTTGATCCAagatttattgaaattcaGCCCGTATGGCAGAACAATGATTGATAAGTCCAAATCAGAGATGCCCAGATGCAGTTTTTGCTCTGGGTACCATGGTAGATTCTTTATGTGTTTGATCTGTTCCTCGGTTACGTGCTGCACAACTCCGGAATCAAATCATGCCCTTTTGCATAGTGAATCTTATGGTGGTCATGAGATTTGTGTGGACATGGAAAGGGCTGAGCTTTATTGCTGTGTGTGCTGCGATCAGGTGTATGATCCTGAATTTGATAAGGCCGTCGTGTGTAAACACATGATGGGCTTGCCAAGAAATGGAAATGGGCTTGTGGAGGGTGGTGATTTAAGGTTGAGCAAGAGGAAAAGATTGGATTTTGGAGCTGATTTGGACTCAAAAAGTGTGAAAAGATTGGTTTTGAGGAGGAAACAGAGGTCCAAATCGTGTTTTCCGTTGGGATTGAGGGGCCTAAATAATCTTGGCAATACTTGTTTCATGAATTCTGTGTTGCAAGCATTGCTTCATGCGCCTCCGTTAAGGAATTACTTTCTCAATGATAGGCATAAGAACGAGAGCTGCAGAAAAGGCTCTGCCGATCGATTGTGTTTACCTTGTGACATTGATGTTATTTATTCTGCTGTTTTTTCTGGCGAACGGACGCCCTACAGTCCTGCTAAGTTTCTTTACAGGTTTGTTAGTGTCCTATGGAATTTGTTTCTTACGATCTAGCTTTTCTTGGTTGTTAGGCATTTGTTGTTTGTCTTACCATGGGATGGATCTATTGGGGATGTCTCTGTCTGTGAGTTTTGAACACTCTGTTTGTTATGCCATGGATCAATGTAGAACgtctgtgtgtgtgggttTGGAACTAAAAGAAGATTCCACGCAGCCTGTAGATAGGAGGCCAAATATCGATTAGCATATAGATAACTGCATGTGGCCGCTTTCTAAATTGATTTATCTATTACATTGATCGCTTTCATTGACGTTGCCTTCTCCATTTTCAGCTGGTGGCAGCATTCAGAAAATCTTGCAAGTTATGAGCAGCAAGATGCACACGAGTTCTTCATTTCAATGCTCGACAGGATCCATGAGAAACTGGGGAAAGCTAGTCTGGGAAAAGGTAACTGACCGCTAAGATTTGTTGTTGCT encodes:
- the LOC105163957 gene encoding LOW QUALITY PROTEIN: ubiquitin carboxyl-terminal hydrolase 22 (The sequence of the model RefSeq protein was modified relative to this genomic sequence to represent the inferred CDS: inserted 2 bases in 1 codon), with product MFARNCPYTTPKPCKHLVDFKLKHGLKGYNLIQDLLKFSPYGRTMIDKSKSEMPRCSFCSGYHGRFFMCLICSSVTCCTTPESNHALLHSESYGGHEICVDMERAELYCCVCCDQVYDPEFDKAVVCKHMMGLPRNGNGLVEGGDLRLSKRKRLDFGADLDSKSVKRLVLRRKQRSKSCFPLGLRGLNNLGNTCFMNSVLQALLHAPPLRNYFLNDRHKNESCRKGSADRLCLPCDIDVIYSAVFSGERTPYSPAKFLYSWWQHSENLASYEQQDAHEFFISMLDRIHEKLGKASLGKENGDCQCIAHRVFSGLLRSDVTCTSCGFTSSTYDPCVDISLDLNNSSFATDFTSKPSKINETSVASSLVGCLDLFTRPEKLGSXXXXXALKQMSLNKLPLVLCLHIKRFEHSPIRKMSRKIDRHLQFPFSLDMRPYLSSSIVRKRFGNRIFSFEGEETDVSTEFEVFAVVTHSGMLESGHYVTYLRLRNQWYKCDDAWITEVDEEVVRASQCYLIFYVQKVFYHKGSDDLGCQPLSPLADPFIPIAGCC